Proteins encoded in a region of the Antedon mediterranea chromosome 2, ecAntMedi1.1, whole genome shotgun sequence genome:
- the LOC140039587 gene encoding WW domain-containing oxidoreductase-like — MEQPKLLRYSKILKPGREFSGKTFLVTGANTGIGYAAAKLFASKGAEVIMVCRIRVKALLAAEQIRSEYEYERRKDSDAMPTEDLKLTPMDLDLSSLDSALTFINKFKQNYTKLDVMILNAGIAGVKKIITGDGMETHFQVNYLTHFLMCLHMIPLLEESKGVVLSVSSEAHRVLAKFKLGNFQGEKTYGRFLAYGNSKLFQMMASFSFERRLSHRNIHFVTMHPGHVTDTAIGNHITDMSILYLLRQCLYAVDGIESSVAAKDIYEILRQKDEYKSEVYYNRRELGEASQDSRDVVKQEQLWSYSIKLLENYLPVNMPPELLPEMNTKY; from the exons ATGGAGCAACCGAAACTACTTCGGTATTCGAAAATTTTGAAACCGGGACGAGAATTTTCCGGAAAGACTTTTCTGGTAACTGGGGCGAATACAG GAATAGGATATGCAGCGGCAAAACTATTCGCAAGCAAAGGAGCAGAAGTTATTATGGTATGCAGGATTCGGGTCAAAGCCCTACTG GCAGCTGAACAAATAAGATCTGAATATGAATACGAGCGACGGAAAGATAGTGACGCAATGCCAACTGAAGATCTCAAACTTACCCCGATGGATCTCGATTTAAGTTCACTTGATTCTGCGTTGACGTTCATCAACaaattcaaacaaaattataccaAGCTGGACGTTATGATCCTGAATGCGGGAATTGCAGGCGTTAAAAAGA TTATCACTGGAGATGGTATGGAGACTCATTTTCAAGTTAATTACTTAACGCATTTTCTAATGTGTTTGCATATGATTCCACTTTTGGAAGAATCGAAAGGGGTAGTACTGTCGGTCTCTAGTGAAGCACATCGAGTATTGGCCAAGTTCAAACTTGGTAACTTCCAAGGTGAGAAGACATATGGACGCTTTTTAGCATACGGCAACTCCAAGCTATTCCAG ATGATGGCATCATTTTCGTTTGAACGAAGACTATCACACAGGAATATCCACTTCGTCACTATGCATCCTGGCCATGTGACAGACACGGCTATTGGAAATCATATTACAGACATGTCTATTTTGTACCTACTGAGGCAGTGTTTATACG CTGTTGATGGAATCGAATCAAGCGTAGCGGCAAAAGACATTTACGAGATTTTACGACAAAAAGATGAATATAAATCAGAAGTTTATTATAATCGTAGAGAACTCGGAGAAGCCAGTCAGGATTCACG AGACGTTGTAAAACAAGAACAACTGTGGTCGTATAGTATCAAGCTATTAGAAAATTACCTACCCGTTAATATGCCACCGGAACTTCTGCCTGAAATGAATACGAAATATTGA